Genomic window (Streptomyces sp. SLBN-31):
CGATCTCCGCATCGATCAACTGCTCCAGCATGGCGCTGTAGCGGTTCGACCAGGCCGCGGTGTGCGGGGTCGGCGGCCAGGTTGCGCATCTGCGCGGGGTCTTCTTGGCGGTCGTAGAGCACGACGTCGTTGTGGGCGAACAGCTCGTCGACGGAGTGGGGCCGGTTCGGGGCCAGGGGCGCGAAGTAGCGGCCGAAGGTGTAGCGGTGGTCGTTGCAGGCGCGCAGGAAGCCCCGTTTGGTCCAGTCCGGGCGCAGCTCGCCGGCGGCGATGCGCCGGGGGGCGTCGGGGTCGGCGAACTCGAACCAGAAGTCGGCGTCCAGCATCATGATCGACTCGATGGCGCTCAGGACGCCGTCGCGCACCTGCCCCCCGTGCAGCGCGGGGACAAGGGAGCGGCCCTTTAGGGCGGGGTGGCGGGTCGCGGTCTCGGCCGGGTCGAGACCGGCGAACGCCAGGAGGGTGGGCGCGAGGTCGACCGCGGAGGCGAGGGCATCGGTGCGCACGCCGGCCCTCAGGTCGGGGTGGGCGATGACGAGGGGGACGTGGAGGTTCTCGTCGTAGACCAGGCTGCCCTTCTGCCGCAGGCCGTGGGAGCCGGCCATCTCGCCGTGGTCGGCGGTGAAGACCACGACGGTGTTGCCTGCCTGACCGGAGGCGTCGAGGGCGTCCAGCACGTGCTCGATGCTGCGGTCGACGTCGCGCAGGGCATTGAGGTAGATGTTCAGACCGTCGTACCAGTGCTCGTCGGAGGCCACCGGCCCGAACACGGTGTCGGTCATGCGCTGGTACTCGGTGATCGCCGGGGCGGCGCCGGAGAGGTCGTCGTGGAGGCTGGCGGGCAGGTCGAAGTCCCAGCGGCGCCGGTAGACCGGAACGTCGGCGGCGGCCTTCATCCGCACCGCATGGGCCAGCACCGGCGGCAGCTGCACCTGCGGCCGGCCGCCGTAGTCGAAGCTCATGATGTCGTGCGGGTTGACGAAGTTGACCGCCATGAACCACGGCTGCTCCGCCGCGACGACCGGAGCGCGGTCGCGCAGCCAGTGCACGGCCTGCCCGGCGATCTGTTGTCGTTGTCGTAAATCTCGGTCAGCGGCAGGTGCTGGCCGGTGTAGAGGACCGACCGCGCCGAACTATCTGATCGGGCAGGGGAGCGGCGCCGGCCAGGATTTCGGGGGCGCTGGTGTCATGTCCGTGTTGGGCCGCGAGTGCAGTACGCTGCGGCCGGCACGGACCGACAGCAGGGCGCTGAAGCCGTCGTCCTCCAGACTGTGCCGTGTCTCATGAGACGTTGGCCCGTCGAAGCGACCGGAGCCGGTGAGAGTCTCGGCTCTGCTGCCTCGCAGCGGGCGGATGCGGCCGGACTCCCGTACAGCCTCGTGCCAGAGCAGTTGTGAGGCCTCCGCCTCCGAAGTTGCCTCATATCGACCGTCTTCACACACTCTGACAGCCACGCATTGACGCTCACCGTGACGGTGCCCACGCTGGTAGCAGGGGCCGGTGGAAGGTGGGATCGTGAGTGGTGGGCGCAGTGAGCTTCCCTGGCTGCTGACGGCAGCGGAGAGGGCAGCGCCCGTGGAGGCTGTCGATGTGGTCTCGGAGGACCTGCGGCGGCGATTCAAGGCCCGAAAGGTCTCCTTCCTCATCGTGGACCTGACAGGGAAAGCGGTGGCACGACTGTCCACCGCCGGTGCCGCCGAAGGGGGGCGTGAAGCGGAGCGAATCCCGATGCTGGGCAGCGTCTACGAAAAGGTGATCCGAACTCAGCGCCTGCACCAGGAGGCGACTGCCCAGGGACAGCGAGTGATCGCGCCGGTCACCAACCGGGGTGACGCCATCGGACTGCTGGAACTGCTCCTGCCGGCCGCTCCCGACAAAGGTGTCCTTCACGCGGTCGAGGAAGCCGCCCACGTGCTGGCCTACGTTGTGATCGCCAACGGCCGCTTCACCGACCTGTATGCCTGGGGCAAACGCTCCAGGCCCCCCACCCTGGCGGCCGAGATCCAGTACCAGCTGCTGCCTGCGTCACTGTCATGCGAGGCTGCCCAGTTCACACTGTGCGGGAGCCTGGAGCCTTCCGAAGACCTCAGCGGCGACACCTTCGACTACGCCCTCGACCGCGACACCTTGCACGTGTCGGTGACCGATCCCATGGGCCACGACATCGACGCCGCCCTGGCAGCCACGGTTTTGGTGGGAGCTCTGCGCGGTGCCCGCCGGGCAGGAGCCGGCCTGGCCGAGCAGGCCCACCAGGCCGACCAGGCTCTGGCCGACCACGGCCGCGGTCACGCCACCGGGCAGTTGCTGCGTATCGACGTCCACACCGGGCGGGCCCAGCTCGTCAACGCCGGTCACCCGTGGCCACTGCGTATGCGTGAGGGGATTGCCGAGACGATTCCCTGCCAGGTGGACCATCCTTTCGGGCTTTCCGTAGGTGTGCCCCACTCCTACCGTGTGCAGGACCTCGATCTGCGCCCCGGTGACCGCCTACTCATCCTGACCGACGGCATGCTCGAACATCACGGGGAGGAGATCGACCTGCCCGCCCTGCTGGCGAAGACCCGGGATCTGCACCCGCGGGAGGCCGTGCTGACGCTGACGACCGCAGTCCTGGACGCTGCCGGTGGCCAGCTCGAAGACGATGCCACCGCGATGTGCTTGGACTGGCACGGCCCTCAGGAGACCCAGCGACACGTCAGCTCTGGTGCGGACACTCGGCAAGCCTCGGCCGCACGTCCCAAGCGGTAGCTATGACCAAAGTGGACGGCGCGGTACTTGGAGCTGAGCGGGGCGGCGGGCAACGAGCACCAGTCCGTCGACGGCGCCAGCTTCTGACCACGATCCATAGGACCACCCGGTGCCGTCGGCCGCGCGGTAGGCAGGCGGATCGACGCTGAAGATCGAGGGGCGGGACCATCAGCGGCGCGGTGGGCGGACGGATGGCGAACGGGCGGGCCCGAAGGGCCCTGCCTTGCGCCGAACCGTGACGGGCATCCTTGAAGCTTCAGTGGTATGTCGGCGGTCTCACCCGTACCGGGTGGATTCGCGTGGTGCGCGGGGCGCCCGACGCCGGCGAGATTGCCGCGCTGCTGGCGGTCATCGCGGCAGTCAGCAGTGCCAGTGGCGAGCGACGCGGTCTCGACTGTCATTGACGCGCTCGATGGGTTCATGGCGTAAGGCCGTATCAGCTACCCGGCTCGTGGCGCCACGGCGCACAACCTTCGAACACGTGACGTCGTGCCGCGCGCAGCGAAAGACCG
Coding sequences:
- a CDS encoding acyl-CoA carboxylase epsilon subunit yields the protein MRGAPDAGEIAALLAVIAAVSSASGERRGLDCH
- a CDS encoding sulfatase-like hydrolase/transferase; this translates as MHWLRDRAPVVAAEQPWFMAVNFVNPHDIMSFDYGGRPQVQLPPVLAHAVRMKAAADVPVYRRRWDFDLPASLHDDLSGAAPAITEYQRMTDTVFGPVASDEHWYDGLNIYLNALRDVDRSIEHVLDALDASGQAGNTVVVFTADHGEMAGSHGLRQKGSLVYDENLHVPLVIAHPDLRAGVRTDALASAVDLAPTLLAFAGLDPAETATRHPALKGRSLVPALHGGQVRDGVLSAIESIMMLDADFWFEFADPDAPRRIAAGELRPDWTKRGFLRACNDHRYTFGRYFAPLAPNRPHSVDELFAHNDVVLYDRQEDPAQMRNLAADPAHRGLVEPLQRHAGAVDRCGDRHRHARLGHRTPTPAGLAHLARRHRTDRPRSPAVLTAPHTAPPTIPAAPAAADTSLHSGAGELGEAISWFRRAADAGDAGALHGLAKCPMDTGNPCVVEEALTHYRRAAASAGSIRVTTAAPQGRGGRAALREGGRRGTP
- a CDS encoding PP2C family protein-serine/threonine phosphatase, producing MEAVDVVSEDLRRRFKARKVSFLIVDLTGKAVARLSTAGAAEGGREAERIPMLGSVYEKVIRTQRLHQEATAQGQRVIAPVTNRGDAIGLLELLLPAAPDKGVLHAVEEAAHVLAYVVIANGRFTDLYAWGKRSRPPTLAAEIQYQLLPASLSCEAAQFTLCGSLEPSEDLSGDTFDYALDRDTLHVSVTDPMGHDIDAALAATVLVGALRGARRAGAGLAEQAHQADQALADHGRGHATGQLLRIDVHTGRAQLVNAGHPWPLRMREGIAETIPCQVDHPFGLSVGVPHSYRVQDLDLRPGDRLLILTDGMLEHHGEEIDLPALLAKTRDLHPREAVLTLTTAVLDAAGGQLEDDATAMCLDWHGPQETQRHVSSGADTRQASAARPKR